GGCGGCTTCTGCTTGTTGCTGGATGCGAATTTGCAGGCGGCGCTGTTGCAAAGGGGCCACCATGGAGCACCATTGGTTGACCAGCGCGGCGGTAAAGTTGGAGCCGCGCGCCTGCTCGAAGACCGGCGAAGGGAACCATTCGCAAACGCTCACCACGTTGCTGAAGACCCGGCGGTAGGGATGATGCCAGGCGACAATGGCATTGTTGTAACCCAGACGGCGGGCATCTTCAAAAATATTTGGCATCTGGCTCCACCGCCTTATCTCGCCGGTGGCGGCCACCTCCAACTGCAGATCAAATGGAGAGCAGGGGCTGGCTTTGCGCACCAGCTCGCCAGTGGTTAGGGCGGGCATGGAGAGCAATGTGCCGTACGCCGGCGGCCGCGCATGTGTGGCAAACAACGCCTCCGCGCGCAGCCGGTCCAATTCCGGCAGGCACAACCCCGCCGGGCGCTCTTGAAAAACCAGGCGAAAATCCAGCTCGTCAAACACCAGCCAGATTAGGCGTGGTTGGGAGCGTCCTTCAGGAAGCAGGGAGGCCAGTTTGGGGGGGCCTTCGTGCTGGCGCAATTTCAGCACACCGCCCAGGACTAGCAGCAATTTGCCCCCACTTAACAGGCTCAGGGGCAACAAAATAAACAACACGGCGCGCAGAAACCTAGCTGCCCAGGTCCAGCGCCAAAAGACCAGAAAACAACCTGCCGCGCTCCCGGCTAGAAACAGCGGATGTTTGGCCAGACCGATTATGGTGGCGCCGGGAATGTCCAGCACGGAGAGCCGGAAAAAATTGACCGGGATCAGCAGCAAGGCCAGTGAAAACAGCACCCCCACGGGGCGGCTCCAACGCCAGCGTAGGCGGCGCCAGAGTTGCAGGCCCAGAAATGTCACCCCCGCCAGGGCCAGCAGGCTCACCAGCAGCGCCAGCAGGGTGGCCAGATTGACCGGTTGCCGATTGTAATAGCCGAAATCTTCGTCATAGAGGATGGAGAACCAGGCCCGAATCATCAGCAGATTGGCCATGGATACGGACAAGGCCACATCCACGAGCCTTGGCGCAATTCTCTTACGGGAATGCGTGCACTCCTTCGCCCGGCAGCCCTGTGCCGGCAATGACAGCCTGCTCATGATTCCCCACTCTGCAACCAGCTCACCGGCGTGATCCTTGGATGAGGGGCCGGTACATCCAAATGTCACTCGATATTAAGAACTTTGTAATAATTGACGGGAATCTGTTCAAGCGATTTTTGGTTAAAGACCCGCTTTTCCGCCGCGTCCGCCGCGGCCCAGGTCATGCCAACCGCGGCTTGACACCCCTTGGGGGTGCCCCCTAACGTTTGTTTGTAAATGGCGCGGATGTCACCCCGGATTTACACTCCCGGGTCCTTTGCTGCCTGTAGTAACTGGTGATTTAATCATTTTATGGCAACCACCATTCTGGTTGGCGCCCAATGGGGCGATGAGGGAAAAGGCAAAATTATTGATGTGCTGACGGAGTCGGCCGATCTGGTTGTGCGCACTCAGGGCGGCAACAACGCCGGACACACCGTCATCCTGAAGGGCGTCAAATACGTCCTGCACTTGGTGCCCTCGGGCATTTTGCACAAGGGCAAGGTCTGTGTGGTGGGCAATGGGGTGGTGGTGGATCCGGTCAGCTTGTGTGAGGAAATCGACGGCCTGGAAAAGTTGGGCGTGAAAGTTACCCCCCAAAACCTGGCCTTAAGTGAGACCGCCCATGTCGTATTTCCTTACCACCGCGAGCTGGACGCCCAGCGGGAAGTCCGCAAGGGACGCAACAAAATCGGCACCACCAAGCGGGGCATTGGGCCGGCGTATGGGGACAAGGCTGCGCGGGTGGGGTTGCGCCTGCTGGATTTGATTCAGCCGGAGCGCTTTGCCGAGGCCTTAAAAAACCGCATCAAGGAAAACAACGAAGTGCTCAAGGCGTTGGGCGCCAAGCCGTTGTCGTACAAGAAGGTGCTGGCTGACTATCAGGCGGCCGGTGCACGGTTGCAGCCTTTCGTCACCAACACCGTCGTCCTGCTCAATCAGGCCCTGCGGCAAAAGAAGAACATCCTCTTTGAGGGCGCCCAGGGCACATTTCTCGATATTGACCACGGCACCTATCCTTATGTGACCTCCTCCAACACCACCGCCGGCGGAGCCTGCACCGGCTCAGGCGTGCCGCCCAACCGCATGGACCGCGTGGTGGGCGTCATGAAAGCTTATACCACCCGGGTGGGGGAGGGGCCGTTGCCCACGGAAAACGCCGAAATTGCCGACATGCTCCATGCCATGGGACGCGAATTTGGGGCGACGACCGGGCGGCCGCGGCGTTGTGGCTGGTTTGATGCGGTGGCTGTCCGGCATGCCGTCATGGTCAATGGCATTGATGAACTGGCCGTGACCAATATTGACGGTTTGGACACGCTGGAAACCCTCAAGGTCTGTGTGGCCTATCGCGCGGGTGGCCGCCAGTATGATTATGTGCCCAGCGATGCCGCGCTGCTGGCCCAGTGCGAGCCGGTCTATGTGGAGCTGCCGGGCTGGCGGCAGCCAACTTCCACAGTCCAACGGTGGAAGGACCTGCCCGCCAAAGCCCGGGCCTATCTCAAGGCATTGAGCGACTTGACCGGCGCGCCGATCAGCATCGCCTCGGTAGGGCCAGGGCGGGAGCAAACCATTTTCGTCAAGTAACCGTCTCCCTAATTTCCGATGAGTGCCAGTCCGGCATCGGCTCCCCTTTTAAGCCCACAGGCCAAAGCCAATCTGCCGGTACATGTGGCCATCATCATGGATGGCAACGGCCGATGGGCCAAGCAGCGGGGCCTGCCCCGCGTGGAAGGGCATCGGCATGGCGTGGAATCGGTGCGGGCGGTGGTGCGTGCCTGTGGCGAGTTGGGCATCAAATATCTCACCCTCTACGCCTTTTCCGTGGAAAACTGGAACCGGCCCAAGGACGAGGTGGATACCTTGATGAAGTACCTGGCCCGGTTTTTGAAAACAGAAGTCGCCGAGCTGCAACGCAATAATGTGCGGTTGGAGGTGATCGGCCAGGTGTACCGGTTGCCGGAGTTTGTCCAGGATCAGTTGAAAAAGACCCAGGCGGCCCTGGCCAAGAACAACGGATTGACACTCATTCTGGCGTTGAGCTATGGCGGACGCACCGAATTGGTGGAGGCCATGCGCACGATCGCCTCAAAGGTAAAGGCAGGCCAACTGGAGCCGGAAGAAATCAACGAACAGGTGGTGGCGCAACATCTCTATACCCGGCACTATCCCGACCCCGACCTGCTCATCCGCACCAGCGGCGAAATGCGCGTCAGCAACTTTTTGCTCTGGCAGATTTCCTACACCGAGCTGGTGGTCACCCCCACCCTGTGGCCGGATTTTCGCAAACCGCAACTC
The nucleotide sequence above comes from Verrucomicrobiia bacterium. Encoded proteins:
- a CDS encoding sulfatase-like hydrolase/transferase, producing MALSVSMANLLMIRAWFSILYDEDFGYYNRQPVNLATLLALLVSLLALAGVTFLGLQLWRRLRWRWSRPVGVLFSLALLLIPVNFFRLSVLDIPGATIIGLAKHPLFLAGSAAGCFLVFWRWTWAARFLRAVLFILLPLSLLSGGKLLLVLGGVLKLRQHEGPPKLASLLPEGRSQPRLIWLVFDELDFRLVFQERPAGLCLPELDRLRAEALFATHARPPAYGTLLSMPALTTGELVRKASPCSPFDLQLEVAATGEIRRWSQMPNIFEDARRLGYNNAIVAWHHPYRRVFSNVVSVCEWFPSPVFEQARGSNFTAALVNQWCSMVAPLQQRRLQIRIQQQAEAAALQMVTNRQLGLVFLHLPPPHKPGIYVPEKDAFTLWQFSTVQGYWDNLVLTDRMLGRLRAALEDQGQWENTWLVITADHAWRESHRYDGRFDERVPWLLKAPGRCAGGPYDRRFNTVVTRHLLLAIMREEVRTADAARHWLNQHAPDLPPVTDLSPNDH
- a CDS encoding isoprenyl transferase: MSASPASAPLLSPQAKANLPVHVAIIMDGNGRWAKQRGLPRVEGHRHGVESVRAVVRACGELGIKYLTLYAFSVENWNRPKDEVDTLMKYLARFLKTEVAELQRNNVRLEVIGQVYRLPEFVQDQLKKTQAALAKNNGLTLILALSYGGRTELVEAMRTIASKVKAGQLEPEEINEQVVAQHLYTRHYPDPDLLIRTSGEMRVSNFLLWQISYTELVVTPTLWPDFRKPQLYAALEEYTRRHRRFGGV
- a CDS encoding adenylosuccinate synthase, coding for MATTILVGAQWGDEGKGKIIDVLTESADLVVRTQGGNNAGHTVILKGVKYVLHLVPSGILHKGKVCVVGNGVVVDPVSLCEEIDGLEKLGVKVTPQNLALSETAHVVFPYHRELDAQREVRKGRNKIGTTKRGIGPAYGDKAARVGLRLLDLIQPERFAEALKNRIKENNEVLKALGAKPLSYKKVLADYQAAGARLQPFVTNTVVLLNQALRQKKNILFEGAQGTFLDIDHGTYPYVTSSNTTAGGACTGSGVPPNRMDRVVGVMKAYTTRVGEGPLPTENAEIADMLHAMGREFGATTGRPRRCGWFDAVAVRHAVMVNGIDELAVTNIDGLDTLETLKVCVAYRAGGRQYDYVPSDAALLAQCEPVYVELPGWRQPTSTVQRWKDLPAKARAYLKALSDLTGAPISIASVGPGREQTIFVK